The following are from one region of the Natronosporangium hydrolyticum genome:
- a CDS encoding MFS transporter, with product MSTAAPTPPSTPPPAQPVSATHRPVSRSLVVLLAAATGLTVANTYYSQPLLDAIARDLNLGSGTAGLVVTLGQLGYVLGLILLVPLGDLLPRRRLVTTMLAVSVAALILVAAAPGFGVLGAAIVVVGLTSVVAQVLVPFAATVAAEHERGRVVGYVMTGLLLGTLLSRTTAGLVAEVTSWRGMYLLAAALITVLTVLLYRYLPDLPPTTDQHYARLLGSVWQLVRRERVLRRRALYGALSFVAFNALWTPLAFVLARPPYRFSEAAIGLFALIAVPLAFTAGPVGWLADRGLGRPGTAGSFGLILAGAGLAVIGGGQLWALALGAMLVTFGAQCVHLFNQSTIYRLDPDARSRITTAYMTSYFIGGVTGSALAAAAYAQLGWAAVAALVAATAVAGLLAWWRLPS from the coding sequence GTGTCCACCGCCGCCCCGACCCCGCCCAGCACGCCCCCGCCCGCCCAGCCCGTCAGCGCCACCCACCGACCGGTCAGCCGCTCACTGGTGGTGCTATTGGCGGCCGCCACCGGGCTCACCGTTGCTAACACCTACTACTCCCAGCCGCTGCTCGACGCGATCGCCCGGGACCTCAACCTCGGCAGCGGCACCGCCGGGCTGGTGGTCACGCTCGGCCAACTCGGGTATGTCCTCGGCCTGATCCTGCTGGTCCCGCTCGGTGACCTGCTTCCGCGACGCCGGCTGGTCACCACCATGCTGGCGGTCTCGGTGGCGGCGCTGATCCTCGTCGCCGCCGCCCCCGGCTTCGGCGTGCTCGGGGCCGCGATCGTGGTGGTCGGCCTCACCTCGGTCGTGGCCCAGGTGCTGGTCCCGTTCGCAGCCACCGTCGCCGCCGAGCACGAACGTGGTCGAGTAGTCGGCTATGTCATGACCGGGCTGCTCCTGGGCACCCTGTTGTCGCGGACCACCGCCGGCCTCGTCGCCGAGGTCACTAGCTGGCGCGGCATGTATCTGCTGGCCGCCGCTCTGATCACGGTGCTAACGGTGCTGCTCTACCGCTACCTGCCGGACCTGCCGCCCACCACCGACCAGCACTACGCCCGGCTACTCGGCTCGGTGTGGCAGCTGGTCCGGCGGGAAAGGGTGCTGCGCCGCCGGGCACTCTACGGCGCGCTCTCATTCGTCGCGTTCAACGCGCTCTGGACCCCGCTCGCGTTCGTACTCGCCCGGCCGCCGTACCGGTTCTCGGAGGCGGCGATCGGCCTGTTCGCGCTGATCGCGGTGCCGCTGGCGTTCACCGCCGGACCGGTCGGCTGGCTCGCCGACCGTGGCCTGGGCCGGCCCGGGACAGCCGGCAGCTTCGGCCTGATCCTCGCCGGCGCGGGCCTGGCGGTGATCGGCGGCGGCCAGCTGTGGGCGCTCGCGCTCGGGGCGATGCTGGTGACCTTCGGCGCCCAGTGCGTCCACCTGTTCAACCAGAGTACGATCTACCGGCTCGACCCCGACGCCCGCAGCCGGATCACCACCGCCTACATGACCAGCTACTTCATCGGTGGCGTCACCGGCTCCGCACTCGCCGCCGCCGCGTACGCCCAGCTCGGTTGGGCGGCGGTGGCCGCGCTGGTCGCCGCCACCGCCGTCGCCGGCCTGCTCGCCTGGTGGCGGCTACCCAGCTGA
- a CDS encoding AAA family ATPase, which yields MKRVLLTGMSGTGKSTLVAELVARGYRAVDVDHPDFSQSVSAPREELTGLGRGQDWVWREDRVGELLAAAGSGPLFIAGCAPNQVKFYPQFDHIVLLTAPAEVMVERLTTRTNNSFGKDPDQLSHTLALKEAIEPLLRRGAGLVIDTARPLEQIVTELLHHTEAVGRPARHRAHNG from the coding sequence ATGAAACGTGTCCTCCTGACCGGGATGTCCGGCACCGGCAAGTCAACCCTGGTCGCCGAGTTGGTGGCCCGTGGCTATCGCGCCGTCGACGTGGATCACCCCGACTTTTCGCAGTCGGTGAGCGCGCCGCGGGAGGAGCTGACCGGGCTGGGGCGCGGGCAGGACTGGGTGTGGCGGGAGGACCGCGTCGGTGAGCTGCTGGCCGCCGCCGGCTCCGGGCCGCTCTTCATCGCCGGGTGCGCCCCGAACCAGGTCAAGTTCTACCCGCAGTTCGACCACATCGTGCTGCTTACGGCGCCGGCGGAGGTCATGGTGGAGCGGCTGACGACCCGGACCAACAACTCCTTCGGCAAAGATCCGGATCAGCTGAGCCACACGCTGGCGCTGAAGGAAGCGATCGAACCGCTGCTGCGCCGCGGGGCGGGGCTGGTCATCGACACCGCGCGCCCGCTCGAACAGATAGTCACCGAGTTGCTCCACCACACCGAGGCGGTGGGACGCCCCGCCCGGCACCGAGCCCACAACGGCTGA
- a CDS encoding pectate lyase family protein, with the protein MSNPHPSGRRRATALACATVLAAAGALTAAPPAAALDHSAATVAFDTELVAEQVRDLRPPTVPALETPIGYASMNGGTTGGFGAASYEEYVLSEYWPTSGYDEPGEAMYQLLREHRHNEDDGLVIYVDVTINEDDFGRSKMDVTDNFNVSILGVGDQGRLTGVGTTVRRSHNIVFRNLTIHHVSQGEGTAIEVTDDSSNIWIDHNEFYSELDNEPDKDYYDGLVDIKRNAAYVTVSWNYFHDHWKTMLLGHNDNESLAPDRITYHHNWFRNVNTRLPLARFADVHMLNNFFQDVTGSAINARMGAQILVEGNYFLRAGSGEIDTHADQIQGPVGWWYGSNETGYWNLRDNIFVDSPHEHLSSTTDFTVPYAYTADDPATARGLVEQYAGVGVVEVDP; encoded by the coding sequence ATGAGTAATCCCCACCCCTCCGGCCGGCGCCGGGCCACGGCGCTCGCGTGCGCGACCGTGCTCGCCGCCGCCGGTGCCCTGACAGCCGCGCCACCAGCGGCAGCCCTTGATCACTCGGCGGCGACCGTAGCGTTCGACACCGAGCTAGTCGCCGAACAGGTGCGGGACCTGCGGCCGCCGACGGTGCCGGCGTTGGAGACCCCGATCGGTTATGCGTCGATGAACGGCGGCACCACCGGCGGGTTCGGAGCGGCCAGTTACGAGGAGTATGTGCTCAGCGAGTACTGGCCGACCAGTGGATACGACGAGCCGGGTGAGGCGATGTATCAACTGTTGCGGGAGCACCGCCACAATGAGGACGATGGCCTGGTCATCTACGTTGATGTGACGATCAACGAAGATGACTTCGGTCGGAGCAAAATGGATGTGACCGACAACTTCAACGTGTCGATCCTGGGCGTGGGCGACCAGGGGCGGCTAACCGGGGTCGGCACGACGGTGCGGCGATCCCACAACATCGTGTTCCGGAACCTGACGATCCATCATGTCAGCCAGGGGGAGGGGACGGCGATCGAGGTGACCGATGACAGCAGCAACATCTGGATCGATCACAATGAGTTCTACAGCGAGCTGGACAATGAGCCCGACAAGGACTATTACGACGGTCTGGTGGACATCAAGCGGAACGCAGCGTATGTGACCGTGTCGTGGAACTACTTCCACGACCATTGGAAGACCATGTTGCTCGGGCACAACGACAACGAGAGCCTCGCTCCCGATCGGATCACCTACCATCACAACTGGTTCCGCAACGTCAACACCCGCCTGCCGCTGGCGCGATTCGCCGACGTTCACATGCTTAACAACTTTTTCCAAGACGTGACCGGTAGCGCGATCAACGCCCGGATGGGTGCGCAGATCCTGGTCGAGGGCAATTACTTCCTCCGGGCCGGCTCAGGGGAGATCGACACCCACGCCGATCAGATCCAAGGTCCGGTGGGTTGGTGGTACGGCAGCAACGAGACCGGTTACTGGAACCTGCGGGACAACATCTTCGTCGACAGCCCGCATGAGCATCTCTCCTCGACCACCGACTTCACCGTGCCGTATGCGTACACCGCAGACGACCCGGCGACCGCGCGGGGCCTGGTCGAGCAGTACGCCGGGGTTGGTGTCGTCGAGGTAGACCCGTAG
- a CDS encoding MerR family transcriptional regulator — MNDRTELLTIGQLARRTGVPVRTIRFWSDSGIVPPAARSPSGYRLYDPTAVARLDLTRTLRELGLDLDTVSRVLARQVSVADVARLHAEALDAEIRTLRLRRAVLRSVAERADNPEEMRIVHQLARLNAQERQRLIDDFVAHAFEGIDPDAPGATIAQGLRTLPAELPDEPTTEQVNAWVELAELIGDESFRHRVRQMAVTGAQTVPEQQPFDIEMVKQHAGEAVAAGLAPDAAEARGVLERIIDPELPADERLRLAERTETFTDERVERYWRLLGILNGWPAFTPVVPAFDWFIAALRAHAR; from the coding sequence ATGAACGACCGCACCGAACTGTTGACCATCGGGCAGCTCGCCCGACGTACCGGGGTGCCGGTACGGACCATCCGGTTCTGGTCAGACAGCGGCATTGTCCCGCCGGCCGCCCGCTCCCCAAGTGGGTACCGGCTCTACGACCCGACGGCGGTAGCCCGCCTCGACCTGACCCGGACCCTGCGCGAGCTAGGACTGGACCTCGACACGGTCAGTCGGGTACTGGCGCGACAGGTCAGCGTCGCCGACGTCGCCCGGCTGCACGCCGAGGCGCTGGATGCCGAGATCCGCACGCTGCGCCTGCGGCGGGCGGTCCTTCGATCGGTCGCGGAACGAGCAGACAACCCAGAGGAGATGAGAATCGTGCACCAACTAGCCCGCCTCAACGCCCAGGAGCGGCAACGGCTGATCGATGATTTCGTCGCCCACGCTTTCGAAGGGATCGATCCGGACGCCCCCGGCGCCACCATCGCCCAGGGCCTACGGACACTGCCGGCGGAGCTACCCGACGAACCGACGACCGAACAGGTCAACGCCTGGGTGGAGCTGGCCGAACTGATCGGCGACGAGAGCTTCCGGCACCGGGTACGACAGATGGCGGTGACCGGCGCACAGACGGTGCCGGAGCAGCAGCCGTTCGACATCGAGATGGTCAAGCAGCACGCGGGCGAAGCTGTGGCGGCGGGGCTGGCACCAGACGCGGCCGAAGCGCGCGGCGTGCTGGAGCGAATCATCGACCCGGAGCTGCCCGCCGATGAGCGGCTGCGGCTGGCGGAACGCACCGAGACCTTCACCGACGAACGAGTGGAGCGGTACTGGCGCCTGCTGGGGATCCTCAACGGCTGGCCGGCGTTCACGCCGGTCGTCCCCGCCTTCGATTGGTTCATCGCCGCGCTGCGAGCCCACGCCCGCTGA
- a CDS encoding DUF6297 family protein: MLVAAGTDPVAPAAGELRTRLRQLRRQHHTTSLSEKLTDMYIVVLVVGTIGLSLVGGFSDFLGSPGVQQSDPARRWWLAVAAGLVAAGLAWHGLRSLGPLLVSPATPTWVVSAPVDRRAWLLPQLRWLLVGAASVGALLGLGAALSGSVGDPAQLGWWSFAGASCGGAVVAISVAAQGAGSSLWWARRAGTVFLGTGGAVASALVLAHHLALPIVGPPVAGQVVVAVVGLGALPLAVAASLRARRSLAWVDRASLSAGTQLFGGVTTAAVLLDPSALTEVLAQRRWLRIGRVRHRAFRPAPRLLVLLQAELRRLGRRPGALAAWGMLLLAMYAVGAALPSAAPIAQILLAFLAGDRLAGGLRTVSRSAGLRRVLGGSETELRLVHFVVPALGTAGWFLLSLPAVPLSVGWLDGVLLLGVVVAVYRFATRRLVSYSGAVVDTPAGLMPVDIMGQLLRGLALLAVLVFVQALHL; this comes from the coding sequence GTGCTGGTCGCGGCTGGGACGGACCCGGTGGCGCCAGCGGCGGGCGAGCTTCGGACCCGGTTGCGGCAGCTGCGCAGGCAGCATCACACCACTTCACTGTCTGAGAAGCTCACCGATATGTACATTGTGGTGCTGGTGGTCGGCACCATCGGGTTGAGTTTGGTGGGTGGGTTCAGCGATTTTCTGGGGTCTCCGGGGGTGCAGCAGTCGGACCCTGCCCGGCGTTGGTGGCTCGCGGTGGCTGCGGGGCTGGTCGCCGCCGGGCTCGCCTGGCACGGGCTCCGCAGTTTAGGGCCGTTGTTGGTGAGTCCGGCGACTCCGACCTGGGTGGTCAGTGCTCCGGTGGACCGACGTGCCTGGTTGCTGCCCCAGTTGCGGTGGCTGCTGGTCGGTGCGGCGTCGGTGGGGGCGTTGCTCGGCCTCGGCGCGGCGCTCAGCGGATCGGTCGGTGACCCGGCGCAGCTCGGTTGGTGGAGCTTCGCTGGGGCGAGCTGCGGTGGTGCGGTGGTTGCGATCAGCGTCGCGGCCCAGGGGGCCGGGTCTTCACTGTGGTGGGCCCGGCGAGCCGGCACGGTGTTTCTCGGCACCGGCGGCGCGGTGGCGTCCGCGCTGGTATTGGCGCATCATCTGGCCCTGCCGATAGTTGGGCCACCGGTCGCCGGCCAGGTTGTGGTGGCGGTGGTCGGCCTGGGTGCGCTGCCGCTAGCGGTCGCCGCCAGTCTCCGGGCGCGCCGCAGCCTGGCGTGGGTGGATCGGGCCAGCCTCAGCGCCGGTACGCAGCTGTTCGGCGGGGTCACGACCGCGGCGGTGCTGCTCGACCCGTCGGCGCTGACCGAGGTGTTGGCGCAGCGGCGTTGGCTCCGGATCGGGCGGGTGCGGCACCGCGCCTTCCGGCCGGCGCCACGGTTACTGGTGTTGTTGCAGGCTGAGTTGCGCCGGCTCGGTCGGCGGCCGGGTGCGCTGGCGGCGTGGGGCATGCTGCTGCTGGCGATGTACGCGGTGGGGGCGGCGCTGCCGTCGGCGGCGCCGATTGCGCAGATTCTGCTTGCTTTTCTCGCCGGTGACCGGCTCGCCGGGGGTCTGCGCACGGTCAGCCGCTCGGCCGGTCTGCGCCGGGTGCTGGGCGGCAGTGAGACCGAGCTTCGGCTGGTCCACTTTGTGGTGCCGGCGCTCGGCACGGCAGGGTGGTTCCTGCTCTCGCTGCCGGCCGTACCGTTGTCGGTTGGCTGGCTCGACGGGGTCCTGCTGCTCGGGGTGGTCGTCGCGGTCTATCGGTTCGCTACCCGGCGGTTGGTCAGTTACAGCGGGGCGGTGGTGGACACGCCAGCGGGGCTGATGCCGGTCGACATCATGGGACAGCTGTTGCGGGGGCTGGCCCTGCTGGCGGTCCTCGTCTTCGTCCAGGCGCTACATCTCTGA
- a CDS encoding SAM-dependent methyltransferase, translating into MDWHRWHEAYEAPGSSLRQRLKVVQQQIGAALDAAPAGPIRVISVCSGQGRDLLPVLATHPRRDEVAARLVELDPENAAVARRSAEAANLTGVEVVVGDGGRTDAYRGAAPADLVLLCGVLGNISDADVRRTVDFCDQLCAAGGTLVWTRHRDAPDLVPQICDWLGERSFEQRWLSAPDAGYGVGVHRFTGEPRPLVAGEQLFTFIRES; encoded by the coding sequence ATGGATTGGCACCGGTGGCATGAAGCGTATGAGGCGCCCGGCTCCTCGCTGCGGCAACGACTCAAGGTCGTGCAGCAACAGATCGGCGCGGCGCTGGACGCGGCCCCGGCCGGGCCGATCCGGGTGATCAGTGTCTGCTCCGGGCAGGGGCGTGACTTGTTGCCGGTGCTCGCCACCCATCCCCGACGCGACGAGGTCGCGGCGCGGTTGGTCGAACTCGACCCGGAGAACGCGGCGGTGGCCCGCCGCAGCGCCGAAGCGGCGAACCTGACCGGGGTCGAGGTGGTGGTCGGCGATGGCGGCCGGACCGACGCCTACCGGGGAGCAGCCCCCGCCGACTTGGTACTCCTGTGTGGCGTGCTGGGAAATATCTCCGATGCAGATGTCCGCCGGACGGTCGACTTCTGCGACCAGCTCTGCGCCGCCGGCGGCACCCTGGTGTGGACCCGCCACCGGGATGCTCCGGACCTGGTGCCGCAGATCTGCGACTGGCTCGGCGAGCGGAGCTTTGAGCAGCGCTGGCTCTCGGCGCCCGACGCGGGGTACGGGGTCGGTGTGCATCGTTTCACCGGTGAGCCCCGACCGCTCGTGGCGGGCGAGCAGCTGTTCACCTTCATCCGGGAGAGCTGA
- a CDS encoding GNAT family N-acetyltransferase has product MTSNALRIEEVTAENVTAACRLTVAPQQEAYVAPVAVSLAEAYANQETAWPRLLYDGQQLVAFVMAGFDPDSPLDFFRCGIWRLNVAADQQRRGYGRYAVSVVAAEARRRGQGRLTVLWVPGEHGPEQFYRRLGFRPTGEVFHGQHVGELSLPDQAGGVGSVTDRTL; this is encoded by the coding sequence GTGACCAGCAACGCGTTGCGCATCGAAGAGGTGACTGCCGAGAACGTCACGGCCGCCTGCCGGCTCACCGTGGCCCCGCAGCAGGAGGCGTACGTCGCGCCGGTGGCGGTTTCGCTCGCCGAGGCGTACGCCAACCAGGAGACTGCCTGGCCCCGGCTGCTCTACGACGGCCAGCAGCTGGTCGCCTTCGTGATGGCCGGCTTCGACCCGGACTCCCCGCTCGACTTCTTCCGGTGCGGCATCTGGCGGCTGAACGTCGCCGCCGACCAACAACGCCGCGGCTACGGACGGTACGCGGTGAGCGTGGTGGCGGCCGAGGCCCGGCGCCGCGGCCAGGGTCGGCTGACCGTCCTATGGGTACCGGGAGAGCACGGCCCGGAGCAGTTCTACCGGCGGCTCGGCTTCCGGCCGACCGGCGAGGTGTTCCATGGTCAGCATGTCGGAGAGCTCTCCCTGCCTGACCAAGCGGGAGGTGTCGGGAGCGTGACAGACCGCACGTTGTGA
- a CDS encoding FG-GAP repeat protein gives MFRRGITASRLAGLAALVVAVPLTALAAAPAAANGLGADGLGADGLGADGLGSPAAPVETKLTAADGAQGDLFGRAVALDGDTALVGAPEVNVAGVQNHGAVYAFARTDAGWVEQQRLLPEDGVAQGRFGLAVALAGDTALIGDESHRGAYVFTRGADGWQEQTKLAPAEAGNDYVGTSLALSADGQTAVVAAEAAEVGGAVRQGRVYVYTRQGGEWTESAQLTASDGHSWGLFGSDVALSADGQTLVVGGEFAHVGDIDYQGQAYIFSREGDEWVERTILRAADGGAMHRFGNTVAIAGDTILVGAYDAPDGGAVYVFTPDGDGWTERTALRGSATGTGSEFGRALTLSAAGDTAVIGDARANELHGVVYVFVAGEGEWQEETTLTASDAEWNHQLGFSVALDGDTVLAGAWTSRVAGVTNQGSAYAFQLPGTGPEDPAPVVCDRTVAGLHAGPLSVDEGVTCLAAGAQILGEVNVASGAGLVATAAVVQGPVSALGATVLDLSLTQVTGAIVGSGVTQQVTLLGSQVTGSVSVVGSGTADQPVVVAGNTIIGTLTCLDNDPAPTSQGLPNTATGGGYGQCEGL, from the coding sequence GTGTTCAGGAGAGGTATCACGGCGTCGAGGCTCGCAGGCCTGGCCGCGCTGGTGGTCGCGGTCCCGCTCACCGCGTTGGCAGCGGCCCCGGCCGCCGCCAACGGTCTGGGCGCCGACGGTTTGGGCGCCGACGGTCTGGGCGCCGACGGTCTGGGCTCGCCGGCCGCCCCGGTGGAGACCAAACTGACCGCGGCCGACGGGGCACAGGGTGACCTGTTCGGCCGGGCGGTGGCGCTCGACGGTGACACCGCCCTGGTGGGCGCGCCCGAGGTCAACGTCGCCGGGGTCCAGAACCACGGGGCCGTGTACGCGTTCGCGCGTACCGATGCCGGCTGGGTCGAGCAGCAGCGGCTGCTCCCGGAAGACGGCGTCGCGCAGGGGCGGTTCGGGCTGGCGGTGGCGCTCGCCGGCGACACCGCGCTGATCGGTGACGAGTCGCACCGCGGTGCCTACGTGTTCACCCGGGGCGCCGACGGCTGGCAAGAGCAGACGAAGCTGGCGCCGGCCGAGGCCGGCAACGACTACGTCGGCACCTCGTTGGCGCTCTCGGCCGATGGCCAGACCGCTGTGGTCGCGGCGGAGGCCGCCGAGGTGGGCGGCGCCGTGCGGCAGGGCCGGGTGTACGTCTACACCCGGCAAGGCGGGGAGTGGACCGAGTCGGCGCAGTTGACCGCCAGCGACGGGCACTCCTGGGGATTGTTCGGCTCCGATGTGGCGCTCAGCGCGGACGGGCAGACGCTGGTGGTGGGCGGCGAGTTCGCGCACGTTGGTGACATCGACTACCAGGGCCAGGCGTACATCTTCAGCCGGGAAGGCGACGAGTGGGTCGAGCGGACGATCCTCCGCGCCGCCGACGGCGGCGCGATGCACCGGTTCGGCAACACGGTTGCGATCGCCGGGGACACCATCCTGGTCGGGGCCTACGACGCGCCGGACGGTGGTGCGGTGTATGTCTTCACCCCGGACGGCGATGGCTGGACGGAGCGGACCGCCCTGCGCGGGTCGGCCACGGGCACCGGTAGTGAGTTCGGTCGGGCGTTGACGCTATCCGCCGCGGGGGACACCGCGGTGATCGGCGACGCCCGCGCCAACGAACTCCACGGCGTGGTGTACGTCTTCGTGGCCGGCGAGGGAGAGTGGCAGGAGGAGACGACGCTCACCGCCAGCGACGCCGAGTGGAACCACCAACTTGGGTTTTCGGTGGCGCTCGACGGTGACACCGTGCTCGCGGGCGCCTGGACCTCCCGGGTGGCGGGAGTGACCAACCAGGGGTCGGCCTACGCGTTCCAGTTGCCGGGCACCGGACCGGAGGATCCGGCACCGGTGGTGTGCGATCGGACCGTCGCCGGGCTGCACGCCGGCCCGTTGTCGGTCGACGAAGGGGTGACCTGCCTGGCGGCCGGCGCGCAGATCCTCGGCGAGGTGAATGTCGCCAGCGGCGCCGGACTGGTAGCCACCGCGGCGGTGGTGCAGGGCCCGGTCTCGGCGCTCGGCGCGACCGTGCTGGATCTGTCGCTCACCCAGGTTACCGGCGCGATCGTGGGTTCGGGGGTGACGCAGCAGGTGACGCTGCTCGGCAGCCAGGTGACCGGCTCGGTGAGCGTGGTCGGCAGCGGCACCGCCGATCAGCCGGTGGTGGTCGCCGGCAACACCATCATCGGCACCTTGACCTGTCTGGACAACGACCCGGCGCCGACCTCGCAGGGGTTGCCGAACACCGCCACCGGGGGCGGGTACGGGCAGTGCGAGGGTCTCTGA
- a CDS encoding antibiotic biosynthesis monooxygenase, protein MPDEPGFYSIIDYTVDGARTQQELVAAFAEIQEQWVRFYPGYRSARFFASVDGARVYNLIHWASEADYRHFEEVSDTEGRMAAIQQALAGLSGTAEPRMTNEPRYVMVRQVEPGPQRTGETAG, encoded by the coding sequence GTGCCTGACGAACCAGGTTTCTACTCGATCATCGACTACACAGTAGATGGAGCTCGGACCCAGCAGGAGCTGGTGGCGGCGTTCGCGGAGATCCAGGAACAGTGGGTCCGGTTCTACCCCGGCTACCGGTCCGCCAGGTTCTTCGCCAGCGTCGACGGCGCGCGGGTCTACAACCTGATCCACTGGGCCAGCGAGGCCGACTACCGGCACTTCGAGGAGGTCTCGGACACCGAGGGGCGGATGGCGGCTATCCAACAGGCGCTGGCGGGGCTCTCGGGCACCGCCGAGCCGCGGATGACCAACGAACCCCGGTACGTGATGGTGCGGCAGGTCGAGCCCGGCCCGCAGCGGACCGGGGAGACGGCCGGCTAA
- the ccmA gene encoding heme ABC exporter ATP-binding protein CcmA produces MRTLKVEELSRRYGELVVLDGVSFTLHAGQIAAVVGPNGSGKTTLLRCVAGADRPDAGVLTIDGRRYRETDAWFRAIAAAVLDDIDFFPDLSVAEHLQVLAYAHGGPAGSVDEVVTELGLAAVRDQLPVTLSSGQRRRLALASGFVRPRRLLILDEPEQRLDSAGREWLRERLRQEQAAGTAVLLASHDRSLVDATADTTIQVEV; encoded by the coding sequence GTGCGAACACTCAAGGTGGAGGAGCTGAGTCGCCGGTACGGCGAGCTGGTGGTCCTGGATGGGGTGAGCTTCACGCTCCACGCTGGCCAGATCGCGGCGGTAGTAGGGCCGAACGGCTCCGGCAAGACCACGCTGCTGCGCTGTGTCGCCGGGGCGGATCGGCCCGACGCCGGAGTGCTCACCATCGACGGACGGCGTTACCGCGAGACCGACGCCTGGTTCCGGGCGATCGCCGCCGCCGTGCTCGACGACATCGACTTCTTTCCCGATTTGTCAGTCGCCGAGCACCTGCAGGTGCTGGCGTACGCCCACGGCGGACCGGCCGGGTCGGTCGACGAGGTCGTCACCGAGCTGGGTCTGGCCGCGGTGCGGGACCAGCTACCGGTCACGCTCTCCAGCGGTCAGCGCCGGCGCCTCGCCCTCGCCTCCGGTTTCGTGCGACCCCGACGGTTGCTCATCCTGGACGAGCCGGAGCAGCGCCTCGACTCCGCCGGGCGGGAGTGGCTGCGCGAGCGGCTGCGCCAGGAGCAGGCGGCGGGCACGGCCGTGCTGCTGGCCTCGCATGACCGCAGCCTGGTGGACGCGACCGCTGACACCACCATCCAGGTCGAGGTCTGA
- a CDS encoding antibiotic biosynthesis monooxygenase family protein: MVLEVALIEVVPGQEAEFAAAYAKARELVATTPGCRTVRMTQGVESPSRFVLLIEWDSVEAHLQNFRDSDRYPQWRALIGPYFATPPVVEHFTDLD, translated from the coding sequence ATGGTGCTTGAAGTCGCGCTGATCGAGGTCGTCCCCGGCCAGGAGGCAGAGTTCGCGGCCGCGTACGCGAAGGCCCGGGAGCTCGTGGCGACCACCCCTGGCTGCCGCACGGTACGCATGACCCAGGGGGTCGAATCTCCCTCCCGGTTCGTGCTCCTGATCGAGTGGGACTCCGTCGAGGCGCACCTGCAGAACTTCCGGGACAGCGACCGGTACCCGCAGTGGCGTGCGCTGATCGGGCCCTACTTCGCCACACCGCCGGTGGTCGAACACTTCACCGACCTCGACTAG